The Erigeron canadensis isolate Cc75 chromosome 4, C_canadensis_v1, whole genome shotgun sequence genome window below encodes:
- the LOC122595098 gene encoding alpha-glucan water dikinase 1, chloroplastic-like isoform X2, with amino-acid sequence MSNSVGHGLLKPAVLEHKVKSSCKGNGGKNLLKGQANSQIRKLTSDFRGQRLTMRELALPRRRITSGFPQAVLATDAASEQLVKRFKLDGNIEMQVDVKVSSVALVEIKITNSGENLCLHWGGKQNRNEQWLLPSNRPEGTKVYDNQALRTPFVKSGSDSSLKVEIDDPAIEAIEFLVVDERHNKWYKDNGQNFYIKLPLVEKTVSYVRVPEELVQIQAYLRWERNGKQTYTPEQEKKEFEEARKEVQRELEKGNTLNDIQKKLTNGEVPKNVQKQQGKKVYSTPGRINRKKRDIMQLLKKPTPVTVKSMDIRPMILSSLQIFSKDIEEQSDTLVLNKKTYRIGDKELLVLVTNASGNTRVHLATELEGPLTLHWALSESGGEWLVPPTNLLPLGSISLDKAAETLFSAISVDGASNKIQTFELEIMEGTFVGMPFVLRHGENWINNNDSDFYVELTESKKPMKDAGDGKGTAKVLLDKIASLESVAEQSFMHRFNIAADLVEEAQNADELGLAGMLVWMRFMATRQLIWNKHYCVKPREISQAQDRLIDKLQNVYRSYPQYSELLRMIMSSIGRGGDGDVGQRIRDEILVIQRKNNCKGGMMEEWHQKLHNNTSPDDVVICQALIDYIESDFDMSVYWNTLNTNGITKERLLSYDRAIHHEPNFSGDQKEGLLRDLGHYMRTLKAVHSGADLESAISNCMGYRTEGKGFMVGVNINPISGLPSGFPELLQFVLEHVEDKNVEPLLEGLLEAREELKPALSSSNDRLKDLLFVDISLDSTVRTAIERSYEELKDAKPDKIMYLITLLLENLILSSDNNEDLIYCWKGWNRALTMVKNGDNDWALFAKSVLDRTRLALATKGELYHQLLQPSAEYLGALLDLDQSAVSIFTEEMIRSGSAAPLSSLVNRLDPILRGVANLGSWQVISPVEAVGYVVVVDELLSVQNKTYDVPTILVAKSVSGEEEIPDGAVAVLTPDMPDVLSHVSVRARNSKICFATCFDPDILDDLREKEGKLLNLKPTSADVTYSVSEVKDGNLTRSNNSEEVGPVPTIQLVKKQFSGRYAISSEEFTSEMVGAKSRNIAYLKGKVPSSVGIPTSVALPFGVFEKVLSDESNQGVSEKLQILNKELGEGESDVLEEIRKTVLDLSAPPQLVQELKNEMQSSDMPWPGDEGEQRWEQAWMAIKKVWASKWNERAYFSTKKVKLDHDFLCMAVLVQEVINADYAFVIHTTNPSSGDSSEIYAEVVMGLGETLVGAYPGRALSFISKKDNLDSPKVLGYPSKPIGLFIRRSIIFRSDSNGEDLEGYAGAGLYDSVPMDEEDKIILDYSSDPLIIDVNFQKSILSSIARAGDSIEKLYGTPQDIEGVVRDGKIYVVQTRPQM; translated from the exons ATGAGTAATTCGGTAGGACATGGTTTGCTTAAGCCAGCCGTGTTGGAGCATAAAGTTAAATCAAGTTGTAAGGGAAATGGTggaaaaaatttgttaaaaggTCAAGCAAATTCACAGATACGAAAATTGACTAGTGATTTTCGTGGTCAAAGACTGACGATGCGGGAATTGGCTTTACCCAGAAGACGTATAACTTCTGGTTTTCCTCAAGCTGTTTTGGCTACTGATGCAGCCTCTGAG CAGCTGGTAAAGAGGTTCAAACTGGATGGAAATATTGAGATGCAG GTTGATGTTAAAGTTTCTTCTGTTGCACTAGTAGAGATTAAGATTACCAACAGTGGCGAAAATCTATGTTTACATTGGGGTGGTAAGCAAAATAGAAATGA GCAATGGTTACTTCCAAGCAATCGTCCTGAAGGGACTAAAGTATACGACAATCAGGCTCTTAGAACCCCATTTGTGAAA TCTGGTTCCGATTCCTCCTTGAAAGTAGAGATTGATGATCCTGCAATTGAAGCAATAGAGTTCCTAGTAGTAGATGAAAGACATAATAAATG GTATAAAGACAATGGGCAAAACTTTTATATCAAGTTGCCTTTGGTTGAGAAGACAGTTTCATATGTTAGAGTTCCAGAAGAGCTTGTACAAATACAAGCATATCTGAGATGGGAGAGGAACGGGAAACAAACGTATACACCTGAACAGGAAAAG AAAGAATTTGAAGAAGCGAGAAAGGAGGTGCAGAGGGAACTAGAAAAGGGTAATACTCTGAATGACATACAGAAGAAATTGACCAACGGAGAGGTACCAAAAAACGTTCAAAAGCAACAAGGGAAAAAAGTTTACTCAACTCCCGGAAGAATTAACCGAAAAAAGAGGGATATTATGCAACTTTTGAAGAAACCTACTCCAGTGACAGTAAAATCTATGGACATAAGACCAATGATTTTGTCCTCACTACAGATCTTCTCAAAGGACATAGAAGAACAAAGTGACACTTTAGTTTTGAACAAAAAGACGTATAGAATTGGTGATAAAGAGCTTTTG GTTCTTGTAACCAATGCTTCTGGTAACACCAGAGTCCATTTGGCAACAGAGCTGGAGGGACCACTCACTCTTCACTGGGCATTATCAGAGAGCGGTGGAGAGTGGCTG GTACCACCTACAAATTTGTTACCCTTAGGCTCCATTTCATTAGATAAGGCTGCAGAAACACTGTTTTCTGCCATCTCCGTTGATGGTGCTAGTAACAAG ATACAGACGTTTGAGTTAGAAATCATGGAGGGAACTTTTGTCGGCATGCCATTTGTTCTTCGTCATGGTGAAAATTGGATTAACAATAACGATTCAGATTTTTATGTTGAGTTAACCGAATCCAAGAAGCCAATGAAG GATGCGGGTGATGGGAAGGGTACTGCTAAAGTCTTATTAGACAAAATAGCATCCCTGGAAAGTGTGGCAGAACAGTCTTTTATGCACAG ATTTAATATTGCAGCAGATTTGGTGGAAGAAGCCCAGAATGCTGATGAGTTAGGACTTGCAGGAATGCTTGTGTGGATGCGGTTTATGGCCACAAGACAACTAATTTGGAATAAACACTACTGCGTAAAGCCACG TGAGATAAGCCAAGCCCAGGACCGACTCATAGACAAGCTTCAGAATGTTTATAGAAGTTATCCACAATATAGTGAACTTCTGCGTATGATCATGTCAAGTATTGGACGCGGAGGCGACGGGGATGTAGGGCAACGCATCCGCGATGAAATCTTGGTTATCCAG AGAAAAAATAATTGTAAGGGAGGAATGATGGAGGAATGGCATCAAAAGTTGCATAATAATACAAGCCCTGACGATGTCGTAATCTGTCAG GCACTGATTGATTATATCGAAAGTGACTTTGACATGAGTGTATACTGGAACACACTGAATACAAATGGAATAACAAAAGAACGACTTCTAAGTTATGATCGGGCCATTCACCACGAGCCAAACTTCTCGGGAGACCAAAAAGAGGGTCTTTTGCGTGATCTTGGGCACTACATGAGAACATTAAAG GCAGTTCATTCAGGCGCCGATCTTGAGTCTGCAATTTCGAACTGCATGGGCTATAGAACTGAG GGAAAAGGCTTCATGGTTGGGGTTAACATAAATCCTATTTCCGGCTTGCCATCTGGTTTTCCA GAATTGCTTCAATTTGTTCTAGAGCATGTCGAAGATAAGAATGTGGAACCCCTTCTTGAG GGACTGCTTGAGGCACGTGAGGAGCTTAAGCCAGCACTTTCTAGTTCAAATGACCGTCTTAAGGATCTACTTTTTGTGGACATTTCCCTGGATTCTACTGTAAGGACAGCCATTGAAAGAAGCTATGAGGAGTTGAAAGATGCTAAACCAGAT AAAATTATGTATTTAATCACTCTTCTTCTCGAAAACCTCATACTTTCATCAGACAACAATGAAGATCTCATCTATTGCTGGAAG GGATGGAATCGAGCACTAACCATGGTGAAGAATGGAGATAATGATTGGGCACTATTTGCAAAATCAGTCCTTGATAGAACTCGACTTGCCCTTGCTACCAAGGGAGAGTTGTACCATCAACTGTTGCAACCTTCTGCTGAGTATCTTGGAGCACTGCTTGATCTGGACCAGTCAGCG GTAAGCATTTTTACTGAGGAGATGATTCGTTCTGGATCAGCTGCTCCTTTATCATCATTGGTCAATAGACTTGATCCAATTCTCCGTGGTGTGGCTAATTTGGGGAG CTGGCAAGTCATCAGCCCAGTTGAAGCTGTTGGATATGTTGTGGTGGTTGATGAGTTACTTTCGGTTCAAAACAAAACTTATGACGTGCCAACTATTTTAGTGGCAAAGTCTGTGAGTGGGGAGGAGGAAATTCCTGATGGTGCAGTTGCGGTATTAACACCTGACATGCCAGACGTCCTATCTCATGTTTCTGTTCGTGCAAGAAACAGTAAG ATTTGCTTTGCAACTTGTTTTGATCCTGATATTCTGGATGATCTTCGAGAAAAAGAAGGGAAGTTGTTGAATCTAAAACCTACATCTGCTGATGTCACCTACAG TGTTAGTGAGGTGAAAGATGGAAATCTAACACGATCAAATAACTCTGAAGAAGTCGGTCCAGTACCAACAATTCAGTTGGTCAAAAAGCAGTTTAGTGGTAGATATGCCATATCATCTGAGGAGTTCACGAGCGAGATG GTTGGTGCTAAATCACGCAACATTGCATACCTTAAAGGGAAAGTCCCGTCTTCTGTTGGCATTCCAACCTCAGTTGCGCTGCCTTTTGGAGTTTTTGAGAAAGTTCTTTCTGATGAATCAAATCAG GGAGTGTCAGAAAAACTGCAGATTCTGAACAAAGAACTAGGGGAAGGAGAATCTGATGTCCTTGAAGAGATTCGAAAGACGGTTTTGGATCTTTCTGCACCACCCCAACTG GTACAAGAACTGAAAAACGAAATGCAAAGTTCTGACATGCCATGGCCAGGTGATGAAGGTGAACAGAGATGGGAACAAGCATGGATGGCTATTAAGAAG GTTTGGGCTTCAAAATGGAATGAGAGAGCATACTTCAGTACAAAAAAAGTGAAACTAGACCATGACTTTCTGTGCATGGCTGTCCTGGTCCAGGAAGTAATAAACGCTGATTATGCATTTGTTATTCACACCACCAATCCATCATCAGGAGATTCATCAGAGATTTATGCGGAG GTGGTAATGGGACTCGGAGAGACTTTGGTAGGAGCTTACCCTGGTCGTGCTTTGagtttcatttctaaaaaagaTAATCTTGACTCCCCCAAG GTTCTTGGTTATCCTAGCAAACCCATTGGTCTTTTTATAAGGAGATCAATTATCTTCCGATCCGACTCTAATGGAGAAGATCTAGAAGGCTATGCCGGTGCAGGACTTTATGATAG TGTGCCTATGGATGAAGAAGATAAGATAATTCTTGATTATTCATCTGACCCTTTGATCATTGATGTTAACTTCCAAAAATCAATCCTCTCGAGCATTGCCCGAGCTGGCGATtctattgaaaagttatatgGAACTCCTCAAGACATTGAAGGTGTAGTACGAGATGGAAAGATCTATGTTGTCCAAACTAGACCGCAGATGTGA
- the LOC122595098 gene encoding alpha-glucan water dikinase 1, chloroplastic-like isoform X5, translating to MSNSVGHGLLKPAVLEHKVKSSCKGNGGKNLLKGQANSQIRKLTSDFRGQRLTMRELALPRRRITSGFPQAVLATDAASEQLVKRFKLDGNIEMQVDVKVSSVALVEIKITNSGENLCLHWGGKQNRNEQWLLPSNRPEGTKVYDNQALRTPFVKSGSDSSLKVEIDDPAIEAIEFLVVDERHNKWYKDNGQNFYIKLPLVEKTVSYVRVPEELVQIQAYLRWERNGKQTYTPEQEKKEFEEARKEVQRELEKGNTLNDIQKKLTNGEVPKNVQKQQGKKVYSTPGRINRKKRDIMQLLKKPTPVTVKSMDIRPMILSSLQIFSKDIEEQSDTLVLNKKTYRIGDKELLVLVTNASGNTRVHLATELEGPLTLHWALSESGGEWLVPPTNLLPLGSISLDKAAETLFSAISVDGASNKIQTFELEIMEGTFVGMPFVLRHGENWINNNDSDFYVELTESKKPMKDAGDGKGTAKVLLDKIASLESVAEQSFMHRFNIAADLVEEAQNADELGLAGMLVWMRFMATRQLIWNKHYCVKPREISQAQDRLIDKLQNVYRSYPQYSELLRMIMSSIGRGGDGDVGQRIRDEILVIQRKNNCKGGMMEEWHQKLHNNTSPDDVVICQALIDYIESDFDMSVYWNTLNTNGITKERLLSYDRAIHHEPNFSGDQKEGLLRDLGHYMRTLKAVHSGADLESAISNCMGYRTEGKGFMVGVNINPISGLPSGFPELLQFVLEHVEDKNVEPLLEGLLEAREELKPALSSSNDRLKDLLFVDISLDSTVRTAIERSYEELKDAKPDKIMYLITLLLENLILSSDNNEDLIYCWKGWNRALTMVKNGDNDWALFAKSVLDRTRLALATKGELYHQLLQPSAEYLGALLDLDQSAVSIFTEEMIRSGSAAPLSSLVNRLDPILRGVANLGSWQVISPVEAVGYVVVVDELLSVQNKTYDVPTILVAKSVSGEEEIPDGAVAVLTPDMPDVLSHVSVRARNSKICFATCFDPDILDDLREKEGKLLNLKPTSADVTYSEVKDGNLTRSNNSEEVGPVPTIQLVKKQFSGRYAISSEEFTSEMVGAKSRNIAYLKGKVPSSVGIPTSVALPFGVFEKVLSDESNQGVSEKLQILNKELGEGESDVLEEIRKTVLDLSAPPQLVQELKNEMQSSDMPWPGDEGEQRWEQAWMAIKKVWASKWNERAYFSTKKVKLDHDFLCMAVLVQEVINADYAFVIHTTNPSSGDSSEIYAEVVMGLGETLVGAYPGRALSFISKKDNLDSPKVLGYPSKPIGLFIRRSIIFRSDSNGEDLEGYAGAGLYDSVPMDEEDKIILDYSSDPLIIDVNFQKSILSSIARAGDSIEKLYGTPQDIEGVVRDGKIYVVQTRPQM from the exons ATGAGTAATTCGGTAGGACATGGTTTGCTTAAGCCAGCCGTGTTGGAGCATAAAGTTAAATCAAGTTGTAAGGGAAATGGTggaaaaaatttgttaaaaggTCAAGCAAATTCACAGATACGAAAATTGACTAGTGATTTTCGTGGTCAAAGACTGACGATGCGGGAATTGGCTTTACCCAGAAGACGTATAACTTCTGGTTTTCCTCAAGCTGTTTTGGCTACTGATGCAGCCTCTGAG CAGCTGGTAAAGAGGTTCAAACTGGATGGAAATATTGAGATGCAG GTTGATGTTAAAGTTTCTTCTGTTGCACTAGTAGAGATTAAGATTACCAACAGTGGCGAAAATCTATGTTTACATTGGGGTGGTAAGCAAAATAGAAATGA GCAATGGTTACTTCCAAGCAATCGTCCTGAAGGGACTAAAGTATACGACAATCAGGCTCTTAGAACCCCATTTGTGAAA TCTGGTTCCGATTCCTCCTTGAAAGTAGAGATTGATGATCCTGCAATTGAAGCAATAGAGTTCCTAGTAGTAGATGAAAGACATAATAAATG GTATAAAGACAATGGGCAAAACTTTTATATCAAGTTGCCTTTGGTTGAGAAGACAGTTTCATATGTTAGAGTTCCAGAAGAGCTTGTACAAATACAAGCATATCTGAGATGGGAGAGGAACGGGAAACAAACGTATACACCTGAACAGGAAAAG AAAGAATTTGAAGAAGCGAGAAAGGAGGTGCAGAGGGAACTAGAAAAGGGTAATACTCTGAATGACATACAGAAGAAATTGACCAACGGAGAGGTACCAAAAAACGTTCAAAAGCAACAAGGGAAAAAAGTTTACTCAACTCCCGGAAGAATTAACCGAAAAAAGAGGGATATTATGCAACTTTTGAAGAAACCTACTCCAGTGACAGTAAAATCTATGGACATAAGACCAATGATTTTGTCCTCACTACAGATCTTCTCAAAGGACATAGAAGAACAAAGTGACACTTTAGTTTTGAACAAAAAGACGTATAGAATTGGTGATAAAGAGCTTTTG GTTCTTGTAACCAATGCTTCTGGTAACACCAGAGTCCATTTGGCAACAGAGCTGGAGGGACCACTCACTCTTCACTGGGCATTATCAGAGAGCGGTGGAGAGTGGCTG GTACCACCTACAAATTTGTTACCCTTAGGCTCCATTTCATTAGATAAGGCTGCAGAAACACTGTTTTCTGCCATCTCCGTTGATGGTGCTAGTAACAAG ATACAGACGTTTGAGTTAGAAATCATGGAGGGAACTTTTGTCGGCATGCCATTTGTTCTTCGTCATGGTGAAAATTGGATTAACAATAACGATTCAGATTTTTATGTTGAGTTAACCGAATCCAAGAAGCCAATGAAG GATGCGGGTGATGGGAAGGGTACTGCTAAAGTCTTATTAGACAAAATAGCATCCCTGGAAAGTGTGGCAGAACAGTCTTTTATGCACAG ATTTAATATTGCAGCAGATTTGGTGGAAGAAGCCCAGAATGCTGATGAGTTAGGACTTGCAGGAATGCTTGTGTGGATGCGGTTTATGGCCACAAGACAACTAATTTGGAATAAACACTACTGCGTAAAGCCACG TGAGATAAGCCAAGCCCAGGACCGACTCATAGACAAGCTTCAGAATGTTTATAGAAGTTATCCACAATATAGTGAACTTCTGCGTATGATCATGTCAAGTATTGGACGCGGAGGCGACGGGGATGTAGGGCAACGCATCCGCGATGAAATCTTGGTTATCCAG AGAAAAAATAATTGTAAGGGAGGAATGATGGAGGAATGGCATCAAAAGTTGCATAATAATACAAGCCCTGACGATGTCGTAATCTGTCAG GCACTGATTGATTATATCGAAAGTGACTTTGACATGAGTGTATACTGGAACACACTGAATACAAATGGAATAACAAAAGAACGACTTCTAAGTTATGATCGGGCCATTCACCACGAGCCAAACTTCTCGGGAGACCAAAAAGAGGGTCTTTTGCGTGATCTTGGGCACTACATGAGAACATTAAAG GCAGTTCATTCAGGCGCCGATCTTGAGTCTGCAATTTCGAACTGCATGGGCTATAGAACTGAG GGAAAAGGCTTCATGGTTGGGGTTAACATAAATCCTATTTCCGGCTTGCCATCTGGTTTTCCA GAATTGCTTCAATTTGTTCTAGAGCATGTCGAAGATAAGAATGTGGAACCCCTTCTTGAG GGACTGCTTGAGGCACGTGAGGAGCTTAAGCCAGCACTTTCTAGTTCAAATGACCGTCTTAAGGATCTACTTTTTGTGGACATTTCCCTGGATTCTACTGTAAGGACAGCCATTGAAAGAAGCTATGAGGAGTTGAAAGATGCTAAACCAGAT AAAATTATGTATTTAATCACTCTTCTTCTCGAAAACCTCATACTTTCATCAGACAACAATGAAGATCTCATCTATTGCTGGAAG GGATGGAATCGAGCACTAACCATGGTGAAGAATGGAGATAATGATTGGGCACTATTTGCAAAATCAGTCCTTGATAGAACTCGACTTGCCCTTGCTACCAAGGGAGAGTTGTACCATCAACTGTTGCAACCTTCTGCTGAGTATCTTGGAGCACTGCTTGATCTGGACCAGTCAGCG GTAAGCATTTTTACTGAGGAGATGATTCGTTCTGGATCAGCTGCTCCTTTATCATCATTGGTCAATAGACTTGATCCAATTCTCCGTGGTGTGGCTAATTTGGGGAG CTGGCAAGTCATCAGCCCAGTTGAAGCTGTTGGATATGTTGTGGTGGTTGATGAGTTACTTTCGGTTCAAAACAAAACTTATGACGTGCCAACTATTTTAGTGGCAAAGTCTGTGAGTGGGGAGGAGGAAATTCCTGATGGTGCAGTTGCGGTATTAACACCTGACATGCCAGACGTCCTATCTCATGTTTCTGTTCGTGCAAGAAACAGTAAG ATTTGCTTTGCAACTTGTTTTGATCCTGATATTCTGGATGATCTTCGAGAAAAAGAAGGGAAGTTGTTGAATCTAAAACCTACATCTGCTGATGTCACCTACAG TGAGGTGAAAGATGGAAATCTAACACGATCAAATAACTCTGAAGAAGTCGGTCCAGTACCAACAATTCAGTTGGTCAAAAAGCAGTTTAGTGGTAGATATGCCATATCATCTGAGGAGTTCACGAGCGAGATG GTTGGTGCTAAATCACGCAACATTGCATACCTTAAAGGGAAAGTCCCGTCTTCTGTTGGCATTCCAACCTCAGTTGCGCTGCCTTTTGGAGTTTTTGAGAAAGTTCTTTCTGATGAATCAAATCAG GGAGTGTCAGAAAAACTGCAGATTCTGAACAAAGAACTAGGGGAAGGAGAATCTGATGTCCTTGAAGAGATTCGAAAGACGGTTTTGGATCTTTCTGCACCACCCCAACTG GTACAAGAACTGAAAAACGAAATGCAAAGTTCTGACATGCCATGGCCAGGTGATGAAGGTGAACAGAGATGGGAACAAGCATGGATGGCTATTAAGAAG GTTTGGGCTTCAAAATGGAATGAGAGAGCATACTTCAGTACAAAAAAAGTGAAACTAGACCATGACTTTCTGTGCATGGCTGTCCTGGTCCAGGAAGTAATAAACGCTGATTATGCATTTGTTATTCACACCACCAATCCATCATCAGGAGATTCATCAGAGATTTATGCGGAG GTGGTAATGGGACTCGGAGAGACTTTGGTAGGAGCTTACCCTGGTCGTGCTTTGagtttcatttctaaaaaagaTAATCTTGACTCCCCCAAG GTTCTTGGTTATCCTAGCAAACCCATTGGTCTTTTTATAAGGAGATCAATTATCTTCCGATCCGACTCTAATGGAGAAGATCTAGAAGGCTATGCCGGTGCAGGACTTTATGATAG TGTGCCTATGGATGAAGAAGATAAGATAATTCTTGATTATTCATCTGACCCTTTGATCATTGATGTTAACTTCCAAAAATCAATCCTCTCGAGCATTGCCCGAGCTGGCGATtctattgaaaagttatatgGAACTCCTCAAGACATTGAAGGTGTAGTACGAGATGGAAAGATCTATGTTGTCCAAACTAGACCGCAGATGTGA